The following nucleotide sequence is from Desulfovibrio sp. ZJ209.
TTTGAGGGTCGCCCAAGGCCCGAAACCGTTGTCTGCCACACCAACGCAGAGAGGACGCGATGGCCCAACGCAGCTATGAAACGCATTACGACACCTTGCGCCGCAACGGTATCAGCCGCCGCGACTTCCTGAAATTCTGCACCATGACGGCGGCGGCCCTCGGCCTCGGGCCGGCGCTCGCGCCCACCATCGCGCACGCGCTGGAGACCAAGCCGCGGCTCCCCGTGGTGTGGATCGACGGGCTTTCCTGCACCTGCTGTACCGAGTCCTTCATCCGCACGGCGCACCCGCTCGCCAAGGACATCATCCTCAACATGATCTCCATGGATTACAACGACCTGCTCATGGCCGCCTCGGGCGAGCAGGCGCTGGAGGTGTTCGAGGAGGCCATCGCGAAGCACAAGGGCAACTACATCCTCGCCGTGCAGGGCAACGCGCCCGCGGGTTATGGGGGCATGTACTGCATCGACGGCGGCCGCCCCTTCACCCGCAAGCTCGAGGCCGGCGCCGCCAATGCCAAGGCCGTGGTGGCCTGGGGCAACTGCGCCTCCTGGGGCTGCATCCAGGCCGCGCGGCCCAATCCCACGGACGTGAAGACCGTGCCGGACCTCATCCACAACAAGCCCGTCATCCGCATCCCGGGCTGTCCGCCCATCCCCGAGGTCATGAGCGCGCTGGTGGCCTATATCGTCACCTTCGAGCGCCTGCCCGAGCTCGACGCGCAGGGGCGCTTCGCGGCATTTTACGGCCAGCATGTGCACGACCAGTGCGTGCGCCGGGCGCACTTTGACGCCGGCGAATTTGTGGAGGCCTGGGACGACGAGGGCGCGCGCAAGGGCTACTGCCTCTACAAGATGGGCTGCAAGGGGCCGACCACCTTCAACGCCTGCCCCACCACCCGCTGGAACGACGGCACCTCCTACCCCATCGAGTCGGGCCACCCGTGCCTCGGCTGCGCCGAACAGGGCTTCTGGGACCAGGGCTCTTTCTATGACCGCATCATGGATATCCCGCTGCTCAGCACCATGACCACGGCCCAGAAGATCGCCGCGGGCGTGGGCGGCACCGTGGCCGCCGCCGTGGGTGTGCATGCCGTGTGCAGCACGGCCTTCCACCTCTGCCGCAAGCATCGTGAAAAGGAATGCGCCAAGGCCTGCGCGGGTGAAAGCGCCGCTTCCGCCCAAAATACTGACGGGGATACGGAAAAACAATGAGCTACACCTACACCACCCAAGGCTTTACGGTCGATTCCGCCGGCCGGCGCATCGTTGTCGACCCCATCACCCGCATCGAGGGGCACCTGCGCTGCGAGGTGAACATCAACGATGACAACGTCATCACCAATGCCGTTTCCTGCGGAACCATGTTCCGCGGCATCGAGCTCATCCTGAACGGGCGCGACCCGCGCGCGGCCTGGGCCTACGCCCAGCGCATCTGCGGCGTGTGCACGGGCACGCACGCGCTGGCCGCCGTGCATGCCGTGGAGGATGCGCTCGGCGCGCGCATCCCGGACAATGCCAATATCATCCGCAACCTCATGCAGCTCTGCCTGTGGTTCCACGACCATCTGGTCCACTTTTACCAGCTCACCGGCCTCGACTGGATCGACGTGGTGAGCGCCGCCAAGGCCGACCCGGCGGAGACCGCGCGCCTCGCGCAGAGCCTTTCGCCGTGGCCCAAGGCCTCCGCGGGTTATTTCTCCGAGCTCAGGGACAAGATCGTCACCATCCTGGACTCGGGCCAGCTCGGCATTTTCGCCAACGGCTACTGGGGCAACCCGGCCTACCAGTTGCCGCCCGAGGCCAACCTCATGCTCTTCGGCCATTATCTCGAGGCGCTGGACATCCAGCGCGAGGCCGTGAAGACGCACACCGTGTTCGGCGGCAAGAACCCGCACCCCAACTGGATCATCGGCGGCGTGCCCTGCGCCATCAACACCAATGCGCCGGGCGGCGAGCAGGTCGTCAACATGGAGCGGCTGGAACTCGTCAGCTCCATCATCGACAAATGCCTCACCTTCGCCGAGCAGGTGCTCATGCCTGATGTCATCGCGCTCGGCCGCTATTATCCCAACTGGAGCCGCATCGGCACAGGGCTATCCGGGCAGTCGGTGCTCGCGTACGGGGCCTTCCCCTCCATCGCCAACGACTATTCCCAGGCCAGCCTGATGGTGCCCGGCGGCGCCATCATCAACGGCAACTTTGACGAGGTGCACCCCGTGGACCTGCATGACCCGGAGCAGGTGCAGGAGGTGGTGGGCCACGCGTGGTACCGCTATCCCGAGGGCGTGGAGAGCCTGCCCCCGGAAAGGGGCATCACCGACCCGTATTACAAGCTCGGGCCGGCCACGGTGGGCACGCCCACCGACATCCGCCAGCTCGACGAGCAGGCGCGCTATTCCTGGATCAAGACCCCCCGCTGGCGCGGGCACATGATGGAGGTGGGGCCGCTCGCCCGGCTGCTCGTGGCCTACAGCCTCAAGCATGGCGACACCGTGGCCACGGTGGACGACATTTGCGGGCGCATCGGCATCCCGGTGGACGGACTCAAGTCCACGCTCGGGCGCATCGTCGCCCGCTGCCACGAGGCGCTCTGGGCCATGCGCACCTCCAAGGGGCAGCTCGGCCGCCTCATGGAGAATATCAGGAACGGCGACTCCACAACCGCCTTCACTGACAAGTGGGAGCCCGCGACCTGGCCCGCGAAGGCGGCGGGCGTTGGCTTCACCGAGGCCCCGCGCGGCGCGCTCGGGCACTGGGTGGAGATCGAAAACGGCGTCATCTCCGGCTACCAGTGCGTGGTGCCCACCACATGGAACGCGGCCCCGCGCAGCGACCAGGGGCAGCTCGGCGCCTACGAGGCCGCGCTCATGGGCACGAAGATGGCCGTCCCCGAGCAGCCGCTCGAGATCTTGCGCACCATCCACAGCTTCGACCCCTGCCTTGCCTGCGCCACCCATGTCATGAGCGACGACGGCAACGAGCTGGCCGTGGTCAGGCTGGGCTGAACCCGTTTTTCCCTGTCAGCACCGGGGGCCAGCATGAACATCCTCAATATCCATCCCAAACCGGGCCAGGGCGTCTATGTG
It contains:
- a CDS encoding hydrogenase small subunit; amino-acid sequence: MAQRSYETHYDTLRRNGISRRDFLKFCTMTAAALGLGPALAPTIAHALETKPRLPVVWIDGLSCTCCTESFIRTAHPLAKDIILNMISMDYNDLLMAASGEQALEVFEEAIAKHKGNYILAVQGNAPAGYGGMYCIDGGRPFTRKLEAGAANAKAVVAWGNCASWGCIQAARPNPTDVKTVPDLIHNKPVIRIPGCPPIPEVMSALVAYIVTFERLPELDAQGRFAAFYGQHVHDQCVRRAHFDAGEFVEAWDDEGARKGYCLYKMGCKGPTTFNACPTTRWNDGTSYPIESGHPCLGCAEQGFWDQGSFYDRIMDIPLLSTMTTAQKIAAGVGGTVAAAVGVHAVCSTAFHLCRKHREKECAKACAGESAASAQNTDGDTEKQ
- a CDS encoding nickel-dependent hydrogenase large subunit, producing MSYTYTTQGFTVDSAGRRIVVDPITRIEGHLRCEVNINDDNVITNAVSCGTMFRGIELILNGRDPRAAWAYAQRICGVCTGTHALAAVHAVEDALGARIPDNANIIRNLMQLCLWFHDHLVHFYQLTGLDWIDVVSAAKADPAETARLAQSLSPWPKASAGYFSELRDKIVTILDSGQLGIFANGYWGNPAYQLPPEANLMLFGHYLEALDIQREAVKTHTVFGGKNPHPNWIIGGVPCAINTNAPGGEQVVNMERLELVSSIIDKCLTFAEQVLMPDVIALGRYYPNWSRIGTGLSGQSVLAYGAFPSIANDYSQASLMVPGGAIINGNFDEVHPVDLHDPEQVQEVVGHAWYRYPEGVESLPPERGITDPYYKLGPATVGTPTDIRQLDEQARYSWIKTPRWRGHMMEVGPLARLLVAYSLKHGDTVATVDDICGRIGIPVDGLKSTLGRIVARCHEALWAMRTSKGQLGRLMENIRNGDSTTAFTDKWEPATWPAKAAGVGFTEAPRGALGHWVEIENGVISGYQCVVPTTWNAAPRSDQGQLGAYEAALMGTKMAVPEQPLEILRTIHSFDPCLACATHVMSDDGNELAVVRLG